ACGTGGTAGAATAGCTCGGTATGCCCTCCCCAGTCAATCCGTTACGGATCGGGCCCCACCAGATCTGGCCGCCCCTCGTGCTCGCTCCCATGTCGGGAGTGACCAACCGCACCATGCGCGCCCTCTACAAGCCGTTCGGGCTTGGCCTTACGGTGACGGAATTCGTATCCTCAAACGCGCTGCAGTACGGCAACAAGCGGACGATGGAGATGATCGATCAGCATGGTTTGGAAAAGCCCGTCTCCACGCAACTCTGGGGCGACGATCCCTCGATTATGGCCAAGGCGGCGCAGGTCGTGCGCGAGTGCGGAGCCGACATCGTCGACATCAACTTCGGCTGCCCCGCGCCGAAGGTCACCAAGACCGAAGGCGGCAGCGCGTGCCTGCGCGACGTCGAGCGCTGCGAAGCGATCATGAAGGCGGTCGTCGACGCGGTCGACTGTCCGGTGACGATGAAGATGCGGCTGGGCTGGACCGAGAACGAGCTGGTCTTCGTCGAGGTCGCGAAGCGCGCGCAGGCGGTCGGCGTCCAGGCGATCACGCTGCACGCGCGCACCGCGAAACAGTTCTACAAGGGCAACGCCGACTGGTCGAAGATCGCTGAGCTGAAGCGCGCGGTCGACGTCCCGGTGATCGGCAACGGCGATCTCGGCGACCCGCACGAGGCGCTGCGCCGCATGCGCGAGTCGGGCGTCGACGGGGTGATGCTCGGCCGTGCGACGCTCGGCAACCCGTGGCTGGTCTCGCGCTTGCGCGCGCTGATGGAAGGCCGGGAGCCGGCGCCGGCGCCCGAAGCGCCGGAACGGCTGCGCTATGCGGTGCACCACTATACCACGATGGTCGAGGAGTGGGGCGAGCAGCGCGCGGTTCCGCAGATGCGCAAGCACCTCGGCTTCTACCTGAAAGGCTTCCCCGGCGCGAGCGCGCTGCGCGAGAAGCTGATGCGCACCGAGACGGCCGCCGAGACGCTCGCGGTGCTCGACACGACGATTGCGCAGCTGGATTCGGACGCGCGCGAGCTGGCCGTCGCGTGAAGGCAACCGGCCCTGCAACGGATGTGATCGCAAGCTCGTCGGATGGCATCGCGAGCTCGTCGGGTGTCATCCTGAGCTTGTCGAAGGATCATCTCTACGGGGCTGCCTCGCCGGCCGCGCTGTTCGACGAAGTCGCGGAGAACTACCGCGCCTATCTGAACCCGCCGCTCGCGCGCGTCATGAAAGTTTCCGGCTCGCCGGTCGAGGTTTCCGCCGCAGGCTGCACGATCACCGATCACACCGGCAAGACGTACCTCGACTTCGCGGGCGGTTACGGGGTCTTCACGCTGGGCCACCGCCACCCGCGCGTCATCGCAGCCGTGAAAGAGCAGCTCGACCGCATCGCGCTCTCGGGCCGCACGATGTTCAACCCGCTGATGGGCCGGCTCGCGAAACGGCTCGCGCAGATCACGCCCGGCGATCTGTCGATCTCCTTCTTCGCCAACAGCGGAACCGA
The Candidatus Eremiobacterota bacterium genome window above contains:
- the dusB gene encoding tRNA dihydrouridine synthase DusB, whose amino-acid sequence is MPSPVNPLRIGPHQIWPPLVLAPMSGVTNRTMRALYKPFGLGLTVTEFVSSNALQYGNKRTMEMIDQHGLEKPVSTQLWGDDPSIMAKAAQVVRECGADIVDINFGCPAPKVTKTEGGSACLRDVERCEAIMKAVVDAVDCPVTMKMRLGWTENELVFVEVAKRAQAVGVQAITLHARTAKQFYKGNADWSKIAELKRAVDVPVIGNGDLGDPHEALRRMRESGVDGVMLGRATLGNPWLVSRLRALMEGREPAPAPEAPERLRYAVHHYTTMVEEWGEQRAVPQMRKHLGFYLKGFPGASALREKLMRTETAAETLAVLDTTIAQLDSDARELAVA